One window from the genome of Prionailurus viverrinus isolate Anna unplaced genomic scaffold, UM_Priviv_1.0 scaffold_49, whole genome shotgun sequence encodes:
- the LOC125159288 gene encoding EKC/KEOPS complex subunit LAGE3-like isoform X2 yields MRAPDDEAASPAPDDGAEEVAVTQAPDDDGADGAAVTRAPEGGAEDAGAGPQASDGGTDGHDPQLSPRGPGCQGNCSRHDGEGGPGSKGAVVEGACAPPLAERAPRALAPGGDAAPVAAGTSSGLLELLTVSFRSPLEAEMARRALTTHVQRHRGLAQKELCVRGSALAVRWTTEDPICFRVSVNSFLDRLPLVIRNIRALGSRPPPRLGPGKGAEA; encoded by the exons ATGAGGGCCCCGGACGACGAAGCGGCCTCTCCGGCCCCGGACGACGGCGCGGAGGAAGTGGCGGTCACGCAGGCCCCTGACGATGACGGCGCGGACGGCGCGGCGGTCACGAGGGCTCCCGAGGGTGGCGCGGAGGACGCGGGGGCAGGCCCACAGGCCTCCGACGGAGGCACGGACGGCCACGACCCCCAGCTTAGCCCCCGAGGTCCCGGTTGCCAGGGCAACTGCAGCCGCCACGATGGCGAGGGTGGCCCTGGCAGCAAGGGAGCAGTGGTCGAGGGGGCctgcgcccctcccctggccGAACGGGCCCCGAGGGCCCTGGCCCCCGGTGGAGACGCAGCGCCGGTGGCGGCGGGGACCTCCTCAGGACTGCTGGAGTT GCTCACTGTGTCTTTCCGGTCGCCCCTGGAGGCAGAGATGGCCCGCAGGGCCCTGACTACACACGTCCAACGCCACCGAGGGTTGGCTCAGAAGGAGCTTTGCGTGAGGGGCAGCGCCCTGGCCGT GAGATGGACTACTGAAGACCCCATCTGCTTCCGAGTGTCCGTCAACTCCTTCCTGGACCGGCTTCCCCTGGTGATACGAAACATTCGCGCCTTGGGGTCCCGGCCTCCGCCACGCCTAGGCCCGGGAAAGGGGGCCGAGGCCTAA
- the LOC125159291 gene encoding cancer/testis antigen 1-like — MQAPGDGADGADGAQILDDGTGGATGSAGSSSGPGNPGGRDGTATSGTVAGEAPQVEGASPAPRQGGEASASASASGEASEKQVLEFAFTVPFLCYVDAELTYQYLTSSAECYHEAVHTELTVIGSDLFIRLTAEDPVLLQISTASLLNQLSMVVQTMQHLVPAIFSRPRPGKGG; from the exons ATGCAGGCCCCGGGCGACGGTGCGGACGGCGCGGACGGCGCGCAGATCCTGGACGACGGCACCGGTGGTGCGACGGGTAGTGCTGGCTCGTCCAGTGGCCCCGGAAATCCCGGAGGCCGGGACGGCACCGCGACGTCGGGCACCGTGGCTGGGGAAGCTCCCCAGGTCGAGGGGGCATCGCCCGCCCCAAGGCAGGGGGGAGAGGCTTCGGCCTCGGCCTCGGCCTCCGGGGAAGCCTCAGAAAAGCAAGTTTTGGAATT TGCCTTCACGGTGCCTTTCCTGTGTTACGTGGATGCGGAGCTGACCTACCAGTACCTGACCTCGAGTGCCGAATGCTACCACGAAGCGGTTCACACGGAGCTCACAGTGATTGGCAGTGACTTGTTTAT CCGACTAACTGCTGAAGACCCTGTCCTCCTGCAGATTTCCACCGCCTCCTTGCTCAACCAGCTTTCCATGGTGGTGCAGACCATGCAGCACTTGGTGCCCGCGATTTTTTCTAGGCCTCGGCCTGGAAAAGGGGGCTGA
- the LOC125159394 gene encoding LOW QUALITY PROTEIN: sodium- and chloride-dependent creatine transporter 1-like (The sequence of the model RefSeq protein was modified relative to this genomic sequence to represent the inferred CDS: deleted 1 base in 1 codon), whose translation MEAGSGSCAPRRVTSLSGSFVPESILIVYFTATFPCVVLIVLFVGGVLLSGALDGIIYYVKPDWSKLGSPQVWIDAGTQIFFSYAIGLGALTALGSYNRFNNNCYKDAIILAFINSGTSFFAGFVVFSILGFMAAEQGVHISKVAESGPGLAFIAYPRAVTLMPVAPLWAALFFFMLLLLGLDSQFVGVEGFITGLLDLLPASYYFRFQREISVALCCALCFVIDLSMVTDGGMYVFQLFDYYSASGTTLLWQAFWECVVVAWVYGADRFMDDVACMIGYRPCPWMRWCWSFFTPLVCMGIFIFNMVYYKPLVYNNTYVYPWWGEAMGWGFALSSMLCVPLHLLGCLLRAKGTVAEVSPLHPLFPWYQEMPPPPKFCGSPAHFSPAPM comes from the exons ATGGAGGCTGGTTCCGGAAGCTGCGCCCCTCGACGCGTGACGTCACTGTCGGGCTCCTTCGTCCCCGAGAGCATTCTG atTGTGTACTTCACGGCTACCTTCCCCTGCGTGGTCCTTATCGTGCTGTTTGTG GGGGGGGTGTTGCTATCTGGCGCCCTGGATGGCATCATTTACTACGTCAAGCCTGACTGGTCGAAGCTGGGGTCCCCACAG GTGTGGATAGATGCCGGGacccagattttcttttcttacgcCATCGGCCTGGGCGCCCTCACGGCGCTGGGCAGCTACAACCGCTTCAACAACAACTGCTACAA ggaCGCCATCATCCTGGCCTTCATCAACAGCGGGACCAGCTTTTTCGCTGGCTTCGTGGTCTTCTCCATCCTGGGCTTCATGGCCGCAGAGCAGGGCGTGCACATCTCCAAGGTGGCGGAATCAG GGCCCGGCCTGGCCTTCATCGCCTACCCCCGGGCCGTCACGCTGATGCCTGTGGCCCCCCTCTGGGCTGCCCTGTTTTTCTTCATGCTGTTGCTGCTCGGCCTGGACAGCCAG TTTGTAGGTGTGGAAGGCTTCATCACCGGCCTGCTCGACCTCCTCCCGGCCTCCTACTACTTCCGTTTCCAAAGGGAGATCTCCGTGGCCCTCTGCTGCGCCCTCTGCTTTGTCATCGACCTCTCCATGGTGACTgat GGCGGGATGTACGTCTTCCAGCTGTTTGACTACTACTCGGCCAGCGGCACGACCCTGCTGTGGCAGGCCTTCTGGGAGTGCGTGGTGGTCGCCTGGGTGTACG GAGCCGACCGCTTCATGGACGACGTCGCCTGCATGATCGGGTACCGCCCTTGCCCCTGGATGAGATGGTGCTGGTCCTTCTTCACCCCGCTGGTCTGCATG GGCATCTTTATCTTCAACATGGTGTACTACAAGCCGCTCGTCTACAACAACACCTACGTGTACCCGTGGTGGGGCGAGGCCATGGGCTGGGGCTTCGCGCTCTCCTCCATGCTGTGTGTGCCCCTCCACCTCCTGGGCTGCCTCCTCAGGGCCAAGGGGACCGTGGCTGAGGTCAGTCCCCTGCACCCCCTCTTCCCT TGGTACCAGGAgatgcccccgccccccaaattcTGTGGGTCTCCGGCACACTTCTCCCCAGCCCCAATGTAG
- the LOC125159288 gene encoding EKC/KEOPS complex subunit LAGE3-like isoform X1 yields MRAPDDEAASPAPDDGAEEVAVTQAPDDDGADGAAVTRAPEGGAEDAGAGPQASDGGTDGHDPQLSPRGPGCQGNCSRHDGEGGPGSKGAVVEGACAPPLAERAPRALAPGGDAAPVAAGTSSGLLEFRLTVSFRSPLEAEMARRALTTHVQRHRGLAQKELCVRGSALAVRWTTEDPICFRVSVNSFLDRLPLVIRNIRALGSRPPPRLGPGKGAEA; encoded by the exons ATGAGGGCCCCGGACGACGAAGCGGCCTCTCCGGCCCCGGACGACGGCGCGGAGGAAGTGGCGGTCACGCAGGCCCCTGACGATGACGGCGCGGACGGCGCGGCGGTCACGAGGGCTCCCGAGGGTGGCGCGGAGGACGCGGGGGCAGGCCCACAGGCCTCCGACGGAGGCACGGACGGCCACGACCCCCAGCTTAGCCCCCGAGGTCCCGGTTGCCAGGGCAACTGCAGCCGCCACGATGGCGAGGGTGGCCCTGGCAGCAAGGGAGCAGTGGTCGAGGGGGCctgcgcccctcccctggccGAACGGGCCCCGAGGGCCCTGGCCCCCGGTGGAGACGCAGCGCCGGTGGCGGCGGGGACCTCCTCAGGACTGCTGGAGTT CAGGCTCACTGTGTCTTTCCGGTCGCCCCTGGAGGCAGAGATGGCCCGCAGGGCCCTGACTACACACGTCCAACGCCACCGAGGGTTGGCTCAGAAGGAGCTTTGCGTGAGGGGCAGCGCCCTGGCCGT GAGATGGACTACTGAAGACCCCATCTGCTTCCGAGTGTCCGTCAACTCCTTCCTGGACCGGCTTCCCCTGGTGATACGAAACATTCGCGCCTTGGGGTCCCGGCCTCCGCCACGCCTAGGCCCGGGAAAGGGGGCCGAGGCCTAA